From the genome of Nitrospirota bacterium:
GTTTTGTTCTTCCTGTTGACGACTCCATGAAAAGCATCTTTGATTCCCTGAAAAATGCCGCCCTGATTTTACAAAGCGGAGGAGGCACGGGTTTTTCTTTTTCAAAATTAAGACCGAGGGCTGACCTTGTAAAATCAACCGGAGGCATTGCCAGCGGCCCTGTGTCATTCATGAAAATCTATAACACCGCAACAGAGGTTATAAAGCAGGGCGGGGCCAGGAGAGGCGCCAATATGGGCATCTTAAGGGTAGACCACCCGGACATAATTGAATTCATAAAGATTAAGAGGAATGAAAAAGAACTTACGAATTTTAATATTTCAATTGCTGTAACAGGTAAATTCATGAAGGCGCTGAAGGATAATTCCCGGTATGACCTGATAAATCCGAGAAACGGCCGCATCGCAGGACAGCTTAAAGCCAAAGATGTGTTTAAAGAAATAGTTGAAAGCACATGGGAGACAGGAGACCCCGGTCTTGTATTTATTAACAGGATTAACAGGGATAACCCCACTCCTCATATAGGAAAAATAGAAAGCACGAATCCATGCGGCGAACAGCCGCTTCTTCCGTTTGAGGCCTGCGTGCTCGGATCGGTAAATTTGGCAAGGATGGTTGTTAAAAAGGGTTCAAGGATTCAAGGATTCAAGGATTCAAGTGAAGGAAAAAACAATCCGTCAGCCGCTGGACCCCTGGACCCCTGGACCCCTGTTGTTGAGATTGACTGGCAGCTTTTGGCATCAACCGTAAAGCTTGCAGTCCGCTTTCTTGACAATGCAATTGATGCAAATAAGTATCCGGTGCCTGAGATTGAAAGGATGCATAAAGGCAACAGGAAGATAGGACTTGGCGTGATGGGCTGGGCTGATTTGCTCATAAAACTCGGCATCAGATATAACTCTAAGGAGGCATTTAAACTTGCGCGCGAGGTGATGAGTTTTATCAGGGAAAAGGCAAGGGAGGC
Proteins encoded in this window:
- a CDS encoding adenosylcobalamin-dependent ribonucleoside-diphosphate reductase, translating into MRLTENAHTVLRVRYLLKDEQGRVIETPEEMLLRVAKTAAAPEKLYGGTPQKWEKKFHDMMDNLHFLPNTPMLINAGKDLGQLAACFVLPVDDSMKSIFDSLKNAALILQSGGGTGFSFSKLRPRADLVKSTGGIASGPVSFMKIYNTATEVIKQGGARRGANMGILRVDHPDIIEFIKIKRNEKELTNFNISIAVTGKFMKALKDNSRYDLINPRNGRIAGQLKAKDVFKEIVESTWETGDPGLVFINRINRDNPTPHIGKIESTNPCGEQPLLPFEACVLGSVNLARMVVKKGSRIQGFKDSSEGKNNPSAAGPLDPWTPVVEIDWQLLASTVKLAVRFLDNAIDANKYPVPEIERMHKGNRKIGLGVMGWADLLIKLGIRYNSKEAFKLAREVMSFIREKAREASSELAREKGVFPNFKGSIYDTPEIIAKGGYRNATTTTIAPTGTLSIIAGCSSGIEPLFAIAYKRQALDTTLHEVHPLFIETAKKRGFYSAGLIRKISVKGMLKGFKEIPPDVKKLFVTSHEISPEEHIEIQAAFQEFTDNAVSKTVNLKHRAQRDDIAKAFILAYEKGCKGITVFRYGSKHAPLEKYEESE